One genomic window of Mucilaginibacter sp. SJ includes the following:
- a CDS encoding NAD-dependent epimerase/dehydratase family protein, whose translation MKHDKKQPSPVILVTGARGQIGTELVAALRNVYGREQIIATDLHDAAAIPDLEGPYHQLNVLDKDELENLVATYGVTQIYHLAATLSAKGEEAPLKAWHLNMQSLLNILEAAKDHKLDKVFWPSSIAVFGPSTARKISPQDALLDPQTVYGISKEAGEQWCAYYREHYGLDVRSLRYPGLISYSAPPGGGTTDYAVAIFHEALQNGCYDCYLNPDTALPMMYMDDAVRATLQLMNAPVEALKERGAYNIGALSFTPAELAAELKKHLPHFTISYNTDKRQSIANSWPAGVDDAEATRDWSWYPEYNLAAMAADMLGHLALVYKNNSNTAAVS comes from the coding sequence ATGAAGCACGACAAAAAACAACCATCTCCGGTAATCCTTGTTACGGGTGCCCGAGGGCAGATCGGTACCGAACTGGTTGCCGCTTTAAGAAACGTTTATGGCAGGGAACAAATAATTGCCACCGACTTACATGATGCTGCGGCAATCCCGGATTTAGAGGGGCCATATCATCAGTTAAATGTATTAGATAAAGATGAGCTGGAAAACCTGGTTGCTACCTATGGAGTAACTCAAATTTATCACCTTGCAGCTACCTTATCTGCCAAAGGAGAAGAGGCCCCGCTAAAGGCATGGCATCTGAACATGCAAAGCCTGCTCAATATATTGGAAGCAGCCAAAGATCATAAATTGGATAAAGTGTTCTGGCCGAGCAGCATTGCCGTATTTGGGCCATCAACAGCACGTAAAATCAGTCCGCAGGATGCTTTGCTTGACCCGCAAACGGTTTATGGTATCAGTAAGGAAGCTGGTGAACAGTGGTGCGCCTATTACAGGGAGCATTATGGGCTGGATGTGCGCAGCCTGCGTTATCCAGGATTGATCAGCTACAGCGCCCCGCCTGGCGGCGGCACCACAGACTATGCAGTAGCTATATTTCACGAAGCTTTGCAGAATGGATGTTACGATTGCTACCTGAACCCCGACACCGCATTACCTATGATGTATATGGATGACGCGGTAAGGGCTACGCTTCAACTGATGAACGCGCCTGTGGAAGCACTCAAAGAACGCGGAGCATATAATATCGGTGCTTTAAGTTTTACACCTGCCGAACTTGCCGCAGAGTTGAAAAAGCACCTGCCCCATTTTACCATTAGTTATAACACAGATAAGCGCCAGTCTATTGCAAACTCGTGGCCGGCCGGTGTTGATGATGCTGAGGCAACACGCGACTGGAGCTGGTATCCTGAATACAACCTTGCTGCTATGGCAGCAGATATGCTTGGTCATTTGGCACTTGTTTATAAAAATAACAGCAACACTGCAGCAGTGAGTTAA
- a CDS encoding Lrp/AsnC family transcriptional regulator encodes MLNQLDETDIRILQLLQENARLTGQEIGLKLNKTTTPINNRIRSLQERGYIKKYVAVLDHEKLELDFMTFTHVQLKDHSQHSLSHFESEIIKLPEVLECYHLTGDFDFILKVTVKDRKEYYDFLMNRLFAVVAIGKVETKLVMKAAKTETALPIGKQ; translated from the coding sequence ATGCTCAACCAGCTCGATGAAACAGATATCCGCATACTCCAGCTTTTGCAGGAAAATGCGCGCCTTACCGGTCAGGAGATAGGCCTTAAGCTTAACAAAACCACTACACCGATTAATAATAGGATCCGCTCATTACAAGAACGCGGCTATATAAAAAAATATGTTGCGGTGCTTGATCATGAAAAGCTTGAACTGGATTTCATGACCTTTACGCATGTGCAACTGAAGGACCACAGCCAGCACAGCTTAAGCCATTTTGAAAGCGAGATCATTAAACTCCCGGAAGTGTTGGAATGCTATCATCTCACCGGTGATTTTGACTTTATCCTTAAGGTAACCGTAAAAGACCGCAAAGAATACTATGATTTTTTGATGAACCGGCTTTTCGCAGTCGTTGCTATTGGCAAAGTGGAAACCAAACTCGTGATGAAGGCTGCGAAAACAGAAACGGCTTTACCAATCGGCAAACAGTAG
- a CDS encoding ArsR/SmtB family transcription factor, with the protein MDNKKIEKISRALSDANRIAILQQFKKRKDCLYCAEVNDLLDLTQPSVSHHLKQLVDADLLLSQKEGRNLKYVLNQQVLDEYIACLTELKS; encoded by the coding sequence ATGGACAACAAAAAAATAGAGAAAATATCCAGGGCGCTGAGCGATGCAAACCGGATAGCTATTTTGCAACAGTTTAAAAAAAGGAAAGATTGCCTTTACTGTGCGGAAGTAAATGATCTGCTTGACCTTACGCAGCCTTCCGTATCACACCACCTTAAACAACTGGTTGATGCCGATTTATTGTTATCGCAAAAAGAAGGCCGCAACCTTAAATATGTATTGAACCAGCAGGTACTTGATGAGTACATCGCCTGCCTGACCGAATTGAAAAGCTAA
- a CDS encoding MFS transporter gives MNKIIYIMALGAFGIITTEFGVIGILPDLVKEFHISIDTAGWLLSAFALTVALAGPFTNMLTARLNRKFVMSLVLGIFVISNLLSAIAPNFTVLMIARILPAFLHPVFWAVSMTAAAKQAGPKDAPKAISIVMAGLSVATVLGVPLTTYMADLFSWRASFILSAVINLLAFGALTLFAPSMPVNEEQASPKSQVKLLRSVHLWIKLLASTIILAGMFATYGYLAEYLDKVSRMSGTQISIMLLVFGGTGIAGNWLMGVALSKNVTLTTRLFLLSLVATHVLAYLFGGHFIPMVIILSVWGFIHTGGFLAANIQLTHGIQEPALDFVNSLLPSFFNAGITLGTLLGGFVIAYYGIHQVIWMAIPLLLLALGMSFITSNATKKSISAQIEEIPEDEPVHVAIYE, from the coding sequence ATGAATAAAATAATCTACATTATGGCCCTTGGTGCCTTCGGTATCATAACCACGGAGTTCGGAGTTATCGGTATCCTTCCTGATCTGGTGAAAGAGTTTCATATTTCCATTGATACGGCTGGCTGGCTGCTTAGTGCCTTCGCGTTAACTGTGGCGCTTGCGGGGCCGTTTACCAATATGCTTACAGCGCGCCTTAACCGCAAATTTGTGATGAGCCTGGTATTAGGTATATTTGTTATTTCCAACCTGTTATCGGCGATAGCGCCGAACTTCACCGTGCTTATGATTGCCCGTATATTACCGGCGTTTTTACACCCCGTATTCTGGGCAGTATCCATGACTGCAGCTGCAAAACAGGCGGGGCCAAAAGATGCGCCAAAAGCCATCTCGATAGTAATGGCCGGGCTTAGCGTTGCTACCGTGTTGGGGGTGCCCTTAACCACCTACATGGCAGATCTTTTTAGTTGGAGGGCATCTTTTATCTTATCAGCCGTCATTAACTTATTAGCCTTTGGTGCGTTGACACTATTTGCACCTTCAATGCCGGTTAATGAGGAACAGGCAAGTCCCAAAAGCCAGGTAAAGCTGCTGCGGAGTGTACACTTATGGATTAAGCTGCTGGCTTCAACCATTATCCTGGCAGGCATGTTTGCCACCTATGGTTATCTTGCCGAATACCTGGATAAAGTTTCGCGTATGAGCGGGACTCAAATTAGCATCATGTTACTGGTATTTGGCGGGACAGGGATAGCGGGCAACTGGCTTATGGGTGTAGCGCTTAGTAAAAATGTAACGCTTACAACGCGGCTGTTTTTGCTGTCCTTAGTTGCAACCCATGTATTGGCCTATCTGTTTGGCGGACATTTTATTCCGATGGTTATTATTCTTTCGGTTTGGGGATTTATACACACCGGAGGATTTTTGGCGGCAAATATACAGCTTACCCATGGCATTCAGGAACCAGCGCTTGACTTTGTAAACAGCCTTCTTCCCTCCTTCTTTAATGCAGGTATTACATTGGGCACTTTACTGGGTGGTTTTGTGATTGCTTATTATGGTATCCATCAGGTAATCTGGATGGCAATACCCCTGCTTTTACTTGCACTTGGCATGAGTTTTATTACCTCAAATGCTACAAAAAAATCAATATCAGCTCAAATTGAGGAAATA